A portion of the Carya illinoinensis cultivar Pawnee chromosome 11, C.illinoinensisPawnee_v1, whole genome shotgun sequence genome contains these proteins:
- the LOC122282772 gene encoding protein FAR1-RELATED SEQUENCE 5-like: protein MFPFIEMFFDINEDLEGSTVVPDDEVQVEPPRPGMEFDSEKELIAYYKQYAKQEGFGIRTQRTKRDDDGRPVYLTIGCARGGKYYPKPNTNISKPRATTKTGCKVKVNATLNCHEKWVFTTIENSHNHITLSPKKSRLLRSHKHLDEYSQRILELNDRAGIRMHKNFYSLVVDAGGYENLAFQEKDCRNYIDKARFLRLGKGGSDALNEYFKRMRDQNDGFVSYMDVDDDGRLRNVFWADARSRAAYEYFGDVVSFDTTYLTNRYGMPFAPFVGVNHHGQSILFGAGLLSSEDTHSFVWLFKMWLDCMKGRAPKAIITDQDRAMKNAIATVFPETRHRYCLWHIMRKLPEKLGSHANFNYGLKTDIQSALYDSQTTTEFEESWGQLLAKYDLLDNNWLQSLYEERSFWVSVFLKSVFWAGMSTTQRSESMNAFFYGYVHAGTALKEFVDQFDNALRKKVEVETTADFNCSNQTIPCVSPFNIEKQFQKVYTNAKFKEVQRELMGLMCCNCWLVSTQGCILTFDVLDEISFDEQTKRVHYSVYYNEDECEVKCTCGLFEIRGILCRHALRVCQLKNINELPDVYFLDRWRKDLKRHYTLISI, encoded by the coding sequence ATGTTTCCATTCATAGAAATGTTCTTTGACATAAATGAAGATTTAGAGGGTAGTACTGTTGTCCCGGATGATGAGGTACAAGTTGAACCACCAAGACCCGGTATGGAGTTTGACAGTGAGAAAGAGCTTATTGCCTACTATAAGCAGTATGCCAAGCAAGAGGGTTTTGGCATAAGGACACAGAGGACTAAAagagatgatgatgggaggCCTGTGTATCTGACTATTGGTTGTGCCCGTGGCGGAAAGTACTATCCGAAGCCAAACACTAATATCTCGAAGCCAAGGGCAACAACTAAAACGGGTTGTAAGGTGAAGGTAAATGCAACGTTGAACTGTCATGAGAAATGGGTTTTCACTACTATTGAAAATTCTCATAACCATATTACTTTGAGCCCCAAGAAAAGTAGACTATTGCGATCGCACAAGCATCTAGATGAATATAGTCAAAGGATCCTCGAGCTGAATGATAGAGCCGGTATACGAATGCACAAGAACTTTTATTCTCTTGTTGTTGATGCGGGGGGTTATGAGAATTTGGCTTTCCAAGAGAAAGATTGTAGGAATTATATTGACAAAGCTAGATTTTTAAGGTTGGGTAAAGGAGGTAGCGATGCACTTAATGAGTATTTCAAAAGAATGAGAGATCAGAATGATGGCTTTGTTTCTTACATGGACGTGGATGATGATGGAAGGCTACGGAATgtgttttgggctgatgcacggAGTCGAGCCGCCTATGAGTATTTTGGAGACGTTGTATCCTTCGATACAACATACCTAACAAATAGGTACGGTATGCCTTTTGCTCCATTCGTTGGTGTTAACCATCATGGTCAGTCCATATTATTCGGGGCGGGATTGCTATCAAGCGAGGACACACAtagttttgtttggttgtttaaAATGTGGTTGGATTGCATGAAGGGTAGGGCGCCCAAAGCTATCATAACCGACCAAGATCGAGCGATGAAGAATGCGATTGCTACTGTATTCCCTGAAACTCGCCATAGATATTGTTTATGGCATATAATGCGCAAACTTCCAGAGAAGTTAGGATCGCACGCCAACTTCAACTATGGGTTGAAAACTGACATTCAGTCTGCATTATATGATTCACAAACCACCACAGAATTTGAGGAGAGCTGGGGTCAACTACTTGCAAAGTACGATCTGCTCGACAACAATTGGCTTCAGTCCTTATATGAGGAAAGGTCCTTTTGGGTTTCAGTTTTCCTCAAGAGTGTATTTTGGGCTGGTATGAGCACAACGCAAAGGTCggaaagtatgaatgcatttttttacGGGTATGTCCATGCTGGGACGGCATTGAAGGAATTTGTTGACCAATTCGATAATGCTCTTAGAAAGAAAGTGGAGGTCGAGACAACTGCTGATTTCAATTGTAGCAACCAAACTATCCCCTGCGTCTCCCCTTtcaacattgagaagcaatttcAAAAAGTCTATACAAATGCAAAGTTTAAGGAGGTCCAAAGAGAGTTGATGGGCCTAATGTGTTGTAATTGTTGGTTGGTAAGCACACAAGGTTGCATTTTAACATTTGATGTGTTGGATGAAATATCGTTTGATGAGCAAACCAAAAGAGTTCATTACTCAGTTTACTATAATGAAGATGAGTGTGAAGTAAAATGCACTTGTGGATTGTTTGAGATAAGGGGGATTTTATGTAGGCATGCACTTAGAGTTTGtcagttgaaaaatattaatgagcTGCCAGATGTATACTTCTTAGATCGATGGAGAAAGGACTTAAAAAGGCATTACACattaatatcaatttag